In a genomic window of Weissella tructae:
- a CDS encoding YhgE/Pip domain-containing protein yields the protein MSMLKEELGKVKKNRLLMITLIVVMLIPSIYSTIFLKSMWDTYERMDSFPVAVVNHDKPAEKEGKQVNIGEELTKTLETSDDMDFNIMSAEEASEGLDAGKYYMAITIPEDFSSDSLTVMDKNPKPMNLTYETSAGHNFTASKFSEIAAGRIKAQVQEKVTHTYAQTVLSQFKKAGVGLQQAGDGADTLSDGLGQLKDGSGKLDEGATKLNNGLGEFSTGLGTYTNGVGTAAAGSQKLADGGSQLQSGIAQYTGGVDQAATKAPDLLAGLNKYTGGVNQIAAGAPGLVSGINEYTNGVDKAAAGAPGLVSGINDYTNGVKKAAAGAPGLASGISDYTNGVNQLAANSPKLVSGIDQYTAGVSEAKAGSKQVADGLTQLNESLHSDDVTKLTAGMDEYKKQVAQLKSMSEGSTPEQQQILASMEGLATQIQTLGGLLQSPDLSAKDRATLMDSVTESKKNLETLQAALKTQAEKAGQLGGLADGYDQLYAGMTGYVQKTQDASAKLAPGASAVNAGLGQLTDKNDELNSGAKQVAGGLNQLQANSGKLNEGGQTLAGGLNQLQANSGKLNAGGQTLAGGLNQLQANSGKLNAGSQTLAGGLNQLQANSGALTGGTQQLVGGLQTLQSKNGQLQDGANQAVGGINQLNSGLNQLNANSGRLQSAVGQLSDGSGQLADGAGQLSVGLVKANDGSDELGSKLHEGADKVKQVRDDKKNLDMFASPIKETHSDRTEVKNNGTGMAPYMISIYVFVGMITLMATMNLTEPSAYPKTGLAWWLSKYTIPFVLVFVGAIITTLVSVALIGLTPVNPVAFLVTLIVMAIMDMSIVFFFTASLGKIGTFISLILLVLQLSGSGGTYPIQLSSGFFQWLHTYLPMTYAVDALRGSLSTGLSVVHPVTVMFLIFVAFSLMSWAYFAIQKSKRYRFEGTDSTEK from the coding sequence ATGAGCATGCTAAAAGAAGAACTAGGTAAGGTAAAAAAGAATCGTTTGTTGATGATTACTTTGATTGTGGTTATGTTAATCCCATCAATTTATTCAACAATTTTCTTGAAGTCAATGTGGGATACATATGAACGCATGGATAGTTTTCCTGTTGCCGTTGTTAACCACGACAAGCCTGCCGAAAAAGAAGGTAAGCAAGTTAATATTGGTGAAGAACTAACAAAGACTTTGGAAACAAGCGATGATATGGACTTTAATATCATGAGCGCTGAAGAAGCAAGTGAAGGACTAGATGCTGGTAAGTACTACATGGCCATCACTATTCCAGAAGACTTCTCATCTGATTCATTGACAGTGATGGATAAGAATCCTAAGCCAATGAACTTAACTTATGAAACAAGTGCTGGTCACAACTTTACAGCCTCAAAGTTCTCTGAAATTGCTGCAGGTCGTATCAAGGCTCAAGTACAAGAAAAGGTAACACACACGTATGCACAAACTGTGTTGAGCCAATTCAAGAAGGCTGGAGTTGGTTTGCAACAAGCTGGGGATGGTGCCGACACGCTATCTGATGGATTGGGACAACTTAAGGATGGAAGCGGCAAGCTTGATGAAGGTGCAACTAAGTTAAATAATGGACTTGGTGAATTCTCAACAGGGCTTGGCACATATACAAATGGTGTTGGAACTGCCGCAGCTGGTTCACAAAAGTTAGCTGATGGGGGATCACAACTACAATCTGGTATTGCCCAATACACAGGTGGAGTTGACCAAGCCGCAACGAAGGCACCAGACCTATTGGCTGGATTGAACAAGTATACAGGCGGAGTTAATCAAATCGCCGCTGGAGCACCAGGGTTAGTATCAGGAATTAATGAGTATACAAATGGTGTTGACAAGGCCGCCGCTGGAGCACCAGGATTGGTATCCGGAATTAATGATTACACAAATGGTGTTAAGAAGGCTGCCGCTGGAGCACCAGGATTGGCATCAGGGATTAGTGATTACACGAATGGTGTTAATCAATTAGCTGCGAACTCTCCGAAGTTAGTATCAGGAATTGATCAATACACAGCTGGTGTATCAGAAGCTAAGGCTGGAAGTAAGCAAGTTGCTGATGGATTGACACAATTAAATGAATCATTGCATAGTGATGATGTTACGAAATTGACTGCGGGAATGGATGAATATAAGAAACAAGTTGCCCAATTAAAGTCAATGAGCGAAGGCTCAACACCTGAACAACAACAAATCCTTGCAAGTATGGAAGGATTAGCTACACAAATTCAAACATTAGGTGGATTGCTACAATCCCCTGACCTATCAGCTAAGGATCGCGCTACCTTGATGGATAGTGTGACAGAGTCAAAGAAAAATCTAGAAACTCTACAAGCTGCATTGAAGACGCAAGCAGAAAAAGCGGGTCAATTAGGTGGATTAGCAGATGGATATGACCAATTATATGCAGGAATGACTGGTTATGTACAAAAGACACAAGATGCTAGTGCAAAGTTAGCACCAGGTGCTAGCGCTGTGAATGCGGGACTTGGTCAATTAACTGACAAGAATGACGAATTAAACAGTGGTGCAAAGCAAGTAGCTGGTGGATTGAACCAACTACAAGCAAACAGTGGTAAGTTGAATGAAGGTGGTCAAACATTGGCTGGTGGATTGAACCAACTACAAGCAAACAGTGGTAAGCTGAATGCAGGTGGTCAAACATTAGCTGGTGGATTGAACCAACTACAAGCAAACAGTGGTAAGTTGAATGCAGGTAGTCAAACATTAGCTGGTGGATTGAACCAACTACAAGCCAATAGTGGTGCCTTAACAGGTGGAACACAACAATTGGTTGGTGGATTGCAAACACTACAAAGCAAGAATGGACAACTACAAGACGGTGCAAACCAAGCTGTAGGTGGAATTAACCAATTGAATAGTGGATTGAACCAACTAAACGCTAACTCAGGACGCCTACAATCAGCTGTAGGACAACTTAGCGATGGTTCAGGACAATTAGCTGACGGAGCCGGACAATTGTCTGTAGGGCTTGTGAAGGCGAATGACGGATCTGATGAATTAGGATCAAAGTTACATGAAGGTGCTGACAAGGTGAAGCAAGTTCGTGATGACAAGAAAAACCTAGATATGTTTGCGTCACCAATCAAGGAAACGCACTCAGACCGTACCGAAGTTAAGAACAACGGAACTGGAATGGCGCCATACATGATTTCTATCTATGTATTCGTTGGAATGATTACGTTGATGGCCACAATGAACTTAACAGAACCATCAGCATATCCAAAGACAGGACTAGCATGGTGGTTGAGTAAGTACACGATTCCATTCGTATTGGTATTTGTCGGAGCGATTATTACAACATTGGTTTCAGTTGCCTTGATTGGACTTACACCAGTTAATCCAGTTGCGTTCTTGGTAACATTGATTGTAATGGCCATAATGGACATGAGTATTGTGTTCTTCTTTACCGCCTCACTTGGTAAGATTGGAACATTTATCTCATTGATTCTATTGGTGCTACAACTATCAGGTTCTGGGGGAACTTACCCAATTCAATTGAGTTCAGGATTCTTCCAATGGCTACACACTTACTTGCCAATGACGTATGCAGTTGATGCATTGCGTGGATCATTGTCAACAGGATTATCAGTTGTACATCCCGTAACCGTTATGTTCTTGATTTTCGTGGCATTCTCATTGATGTCATGGGCATACTTTGCGATTCAAAAGTCAAAGCGTTACCGTTTTGAAGGAACAGATTCAACTGAAAAGTAA
- a CDS encoding RrF2 family transcriptional regulator produces MQLKQSFEEAICIVLLLAAEKTRDRRMNSAEIVEKLGTSQSYIKKILGQLVHANIISSGAGKNGGFFINKALEELTLLDVYYAIEGRETMYRPKHIADRFVSDKHYIREKEADIVQIFNDAEQAYCEKLSTFKLSNILDVDGDVMKKVRQP; encoded by the coding sequence ATGCAACTGAAACAAAGTTTTGAGGAAGCAATTTGTATTGTGTTATTACTAGCAGCAGAGAAAACACGTGATCGTCGTATGAATAGTGCGGAGATTGTGGAGAAGCTAGGAACATCGCAAAGCTACATCAAAAAAATATTAGGTCAATTAGTACATGCCAATATCATCAGTTCTGGTGCTGGAAAAAATGGGGGTTTTTTCATCAACAAAGCACTAGAAGAATTAACGTTGCTTGATGTGTATTATGCGATCGAAGGTCGTGAGACGATGTATCGTCCAAAGCACATTGCAGATCGTTTTGTGAGTGACAAGCATTATATTCGGGAGAAGGAAGCAGACATTGTTCAAATCTTTAATGATGCAGAACAAGCCTATTGTGAGAAGTTATCAACATTTAAGTTGTCTAACATTCTAGATGTAGACGGGGACGTAATGAAGAAAGTGAGGCAGCCATGA
- a CDS encoding cation-translocating P-type ATPase yields the protein MKEYQKPLNDVLVDYKVDPETGLDAQQVEMHRKEYGANTFVEPAKPSLARKILISLNDVATIILLVAAVISFITAYMENTGNYFESMLIIGIVIINSTLSIVQEGKAESSLAALQGLNKSKVKVLRNGKPEFIDGDDIVVGDILLIDNGSSIAADARLIDSAELQAEESPLTGESVPATKNADVVLSGDVDLGERANMVYRGTTIVNGHARAVVTGVGMQSEMGIIAGLLNSEAKTPLTPLQQRLVQLGKNISIIAVISAAFVMALGLYQGMDLMHIFLTAISLAVAVVPETLAVIVTMTLALGVQRMAKKHAIIRRLPAVETLGTTSVIASDKTGTLTQNKMTVREVWANENNHLTYLDNGMDASAENVLSIAAISTNVDVREVEGETVYDGLPTEVAIVRAMQPVKPRTELLKEWPVVDQIPFNSTKKRMTTVHQDPDGGFVAITKGAFDVLLPMVENGDKERALEINKGFGQDALRVLTITAKHFDEMPAEPTAEFYEQHLSLIGLIGIIDPPRPESAPAVAKAAAAGIKTVMITGDHLETASAIAREIGIMRDGDKGMTGAELAELSDDQLDERVKEYAVYARVTPTDKIRIVKSWQRNGAIIAMTGDGVNDAPALKAADVGISMGETGTDVARGASDIILTDDNFATIVDAVSEGRGVYVKVRKTINFLLSANMSEILVIIIAMLLGWGSPLLPVHLLFINLVSDGLPGFALSREPMLTNVMNQPPMDKDEKLFADGLGKQIGLNAILFMIVTLLAIWVGRDMTLGGMLPSAEIGQTMAFIVLSLTSIFHVFNIRSEKSLFTNKYSDNPTLVNMALLATVITLVIALIPLTAGLFGLTQLSIMHWVVVAILSLIPTVVLEVWKQIQPSFFRV from the coding sequence TTGAAAGAATATCAAAAGCCGCTCAACGATGTTCTGGTTGACTATAAAGTTGACCCAGAAACAGGTTTGGACGCGCAACAAGTCGAAATGCATCGTAAAGAATACGGCGCAAATACGTTCGTAGAACCCGCAAAGCCATCGCTAGCACGCAAGATTTTGATAAGTTTGAATGACGTCGCAACAATCATTTTGTTGGTTGCGGCTGTGATTTCATTTATCACTGCCTACATGGAGAATACTGGGAATTACTTTGAAAGTATGTTGATTATCGGGATTGTGATCATCAACTCAACGCTTTCAATTGTACAAGAAGGTAAAGCCGAGAGTTCTTTGGCTGCCTTACAAGGGTTGAACAAGTCAAAAGTGAAGGTATTACGTAATGGTAAGCCTGAATTTATCGATGGCGATGACATCGTGGTTGGGGACATTCTGTTGATTGATAACGGAAGTTCAATCGCCGCTGATGCGCGTTTGATTGATTCTGCTGAATTACAAGCCGAAGAATCACCTTTGACTGGGGAAAGTGTGCCCGCAACTAAGAACGCTGATGTTGTATTGTCAGGGGATGTTGATTTGGGTGAACGTGCCAACATGGTTTACCGTGGTACAACCATTGTTAATGGACATGCTCGTGCCGTTGTTACAGGCGTGGGAATGCAATCAGAAATGGGAATCATTGCTGGTCTGTTGAACAGTGAAGCTAAGACACCATTAACACCATTGCAACAACGATTGGTACAACTGGGAAAGAACATCTCAATTATCGCCGTTATTTCAGCGGCATTTGTGATGGCATTGGGACTATACCAAGGAATGGACTTGATGCACATCTTCCTAACAGCTATTTCATTGGCTGTTGCCGTGGTGCCTGAAACATTGGCCGTTATTGTGACCATGACGTTGGCACTGGGTGTGCAACGTATGGCGAAGAAACATGCCATCATCCGTCGTCTACCAGCTGTTGAAACATTGGGAACGACAAGTGTTATTGCGTCTGACAAGACGGGAACACTAACACAAAACAAGATGACTGTTCGTGAAGTATGGGCAAACGAAAACAACCATCTAACATACCTTGATAATGGTATGGATGCATCTGCAGAAAACGTATTGTCTATTGCTGCGATTTCTACAAATGTTGATGTACGTGAAGTTGAAGGTGAGACTGTATATGATGGTTTGCCAACTGAAGTTGCGATTGTTCGTGCCATGCAACCTGTTAAGCCACGTACTGAATTGTTGAAGGAATGGCCAGTTGTGGACCAAATTCCATTTAACTCAACAAAGAAGCGTATGACTACTGTTCACCAAGATCCAGATGGTGGATTCGTTGCGATTACAAAGGGTGCCTTTGACGTGTTGTTGCCAATGGTTGAAAATGGTGACAAGGAACGTGCCTTAGAAATTAACAAGGGATTTGGACAAGACGCATTACGTGTTTTGACGATTACTGCAAAGCACTTTGATGAGATGCCAGCGGAACCAACAGCTGAATTCTATGAACAACACCTATCATTGATCGGTTTGATTGGAATTATCGATCCACCACGTCCAGAATCTGCACCAGCCGTTGCTAAGGCAGCTGCCGCAGGAATTAAGACAGTGATGATTACCGGTGACCATTTGGAAACTGCCAGTGCAATTGCCCGAGAAATCGGTATCATGCGTGACGGTGACAAGGGAATGACTGGGGCCGAATTGGCTGAATTGTCAGATGATCAATTGGACGAACGTGTTAAGGAATACGCGGTGTATGCTCGTGTGACACCAACAGACAAGATTCGTATCGTTAAGTCATGGCAACGTAATGGTGCAATCATTGCGATGACCGGAGACGGAGTTAACGACGCCCCTGCTTTGAAGGCGGCGGATGTTGGTATCTCAATGGGTGAAACTGGAACAGACGTGGCGCGTGGCGCTTCAGACATTATTTTGACAGACGATAACTTCGCCACAATTGTGGATGCGGTATCTGAAGGTCGTGGTGTTTACGTGAAGGTTCGTAAGACAATCAACTTCTTGTTGAGTGCGAACATGTCTGAAATCTTGGTAATCATCATTGCAATGTTGCTAGGATGGGGATCACCATTGTTGCCAGTGCACTTGTTGTTCATCAACTTGGTATCTGACGGACTTCCAGGGTTTGCCTTGAGTCGTGAACCAATGTTAACGAATGTTATGAACCAACCACCAATGGACAAGGATGAAAAGTTGTTCGCGGATGGATTGGGTAAGCAAATTGGATTGAACGCAATCTTGTTCATGATTGTAACCTTGCTAGCTATCTGGGTTGGTCGTGATATGACACTTGGTGGTATGTTGCCATCAGCCGAAATTGGTCAAACAATGGCCTTTATCGTCTTGTCATTGACATCAATCTTCCACGTATTCAATATTCGTTCGGAGAAGTCATTGTTTACAAATAAGTACTCAGATAATCCAACATTGGTTAACATGGCGTTATTGGCAACGGTTATTACATTGGTCATTGCCTTGATTCCACTAACTGCTGGACTATTTGGTTTGACACAATTGTCAATTATGCACTGGGTTGTTGTGGCAATCTTGTCATTGATTCCAACGGTTGTGCTAGAAGTATGGAAGCAAATTCAACCATCATTCTTCCGTGTTTAA
- a CDS encoding tRNA dihydrouridine synthase gives MVQAKSAYWQNIVDAAQNHPEVEGIETLPFFTLAPMEAVTDTVFRRVVAQAAAPEAFYTEFTNARSMSHPKAKFTVQGRLCFVPEEHSIPIAQLWGDRPIDFELGVADLKERGFEAVDINMGCPDSTVIKNGGGSDLIRNPEKAAELIQAAKLAGLPVSVKTRLGFNKIDTFREWLPFLLKQDVQVLTVHLRTRKEMSKVEAHYEYIDEILAMRDEISPNTLIQFNGDIKDRAQGLALAKEHPGIDGIMIGRGVFEDPYTFEDTPTEHTLEESLALLRLQLDLHDEFDKEFGPTNFQKLKRFFKIYVRGFSYASDLRVALMETKTTDDARDILAEFDEQWQERVKAEAENTPS, from the coding sequence ATGGTTCAAGCAAAATCTGCTTATTGGCAAAATATTGTTGATGCAGCACAAAACCATCCCGAAGTTGAAGGCATTGAAACATTGCCTTTCTTCACCCTAGCACCAATGGAAGCTGTTACTGATACAGTATTCCGTCGTGTTGTGGCACAAGCCGCCGCACCAGAAGCATTCTACACTGAGTTTACAAACGCACGTAGTATGTCACACCCTAAGGCTAAGTTCACTGTTCAAGGACGTCTTTGTTTTGTCCCTGAAGAACATTCAATTCCAATCGCTCAACTTTGGGGCGATCGTCCAATCGACTTCGAACTTGGAGTCGCTGATTTGAAAGAACGTGGATTTGAAGCTGTTGATATCAACATGGGTTGCCCAGACTCAACTGTTATCAAAAACGGTGGTGGTTCAGATTTGATTCGTAACCCTGAAAAGGCTGCGGAATTAATTCAAGCTGCTAAGCTAGCCGGTCTACCTGTTTCTGTTAAGACACGTCTTGGATTCAATAAGATTGATACATTCCGCGAATGGCTTCCATTCCTATTGAAGCAAGATGTTCAAGTATTGACTGTTCACCTACGTACACGTAAGGAAATGTCAAAGGTTGAAGCCCATTACGAATACATCGATGAAATCCTTGCGATGCGTGATGAAATTTCACCAAACACATTGATTCAATTCAATGGAGACATTAAAGACCGTGCACAAGGTTTGGCACTAGCCAAGGAACACCCTGGTATCGACGGAATCATGATTGGTCGTGGTGTCTTTGAAGATCCATATACATTTGAAGATACACCAACAGAACACACGCTTGAAGAATCATTAGCTTTGCTACGTCTACAATTAGACTTGCACGATGAATTCGATAAGGAATTTGGTCCTACTAACTTCCAAAAGCTAAAGCGCTTCTTCAAGATTTATGTTCGTGGTTTCTCATACGCGTCAGATTTGCGTGTTGCGTTGATGGAAACTAAGACAACAGATGATGCCCGCGATATTTTGGCTGAATTTGATGAACAATGGCAAGAACGTGTAAAGGCCGAAGCTGAAAACACACCTAGCTAA
- a CDS encoding helix-turn-helix domain-containing protein, with the protein MSFDQDMKQLRKDKGMTQQDLADALHVSRQTVSTWETGKNYPSLDVLKSISDLFDVSFEHLLFGGHEEMVRKQENVAQAIDNDVKLKGRYKKTTIFLSTIISIVVIGLITLGVGYVKGIDTIDRVNPFLQYKTGYAKLPSEKYVKPFNKTNDGYWTEWFADDDMGTEWTKLTLATGMNPGIKDPYVMAYHKGSYVKEARIVPGAVISQMSKHNADTVREYFETGWGSKELKDESQKLNNQIHLGSVISQIRRLNVEKIREYFETGWNSKGWDYESQKLNNRIHLGSEISSAVFPGHMESDDEEQDNKDDFDKLEKKSSEKK; encoded by the coding sequence ATGAGTTTTGATCAAGATATGAAGCAATTACGAAAAGACAAAGGGATGACGCAACAAGACCTTGCTGATGCGTTACATGTTAGTCGGCAAACCGTCTCTACGTGGGAAACTGGAAAGAATTATCCGAGTCTGGATGTCTTGAAAAGTATCAGTGATTTATTCGATGTATCTTTCGAACACTTATTATTTGGGGGACATGAAGAAATGGTCAGGAAGCAAGAAAACGTCGCACAAGCGATTGATAATGATGTGAAGTTGAAGGGACGTTATAAGAAAACAACGATTTTCTTGAGCACAATCATATCAATTGTGGTAATTGGATTGATCACACTTGGTGTGGGATACGTGAAGGGGATTGACACAATTGATCGTGTGAATCCATTCTTACAATATAAAACAGGATACGCTAAGTTACCCAGTGAAAAGTATGTTAAGCCGTTTAATAAAACAAATGATGGGTACTGGACAGAGTGGTTCGCAGATGATGACATGGGAACAGAATGGACAAAATTAACCTTGGCGACTGGAATGAACCCTGGTATCAAGGATCCGTATGTTATGGCATATCATAAGGGTAGTTATGTCAAAGAGGCGCGCATTGTTCCAGGTGCTGTGATTAGTCAGATGAGTAAGCATAATGCAGATACCGTTCGTGAGTATTTCGAGACAGGATGGGGTTCCAAAGAATTGAAAGATGAAAGCCAAAAATTAAACAACCAAATTCATTTAGGAAGTGTAATTAGTCAGATACGTAGGCTTAATGTAGAAAAAATTCGTGAGTATTTCGAGACAGGATGGAATTCAAAAGGATGGGACTACGAAAGCCAAAAATTAAATAACCGAATTCATTTAGGAAGTGAAATTAGTTCGGCGGTGTTTCCTGGACATATGGAGAGTGATGACGAAGAACAAGATAATAAAGATGATTTTGATAAATTAGAGAAAAAATCATCCGAAAAGAAATAG
- a CDS encoding YihY/virulence factor BrkB family protein, which translates to MDKVKAWLAPIQAKWEKFATWSHFPQFLTFVDRAQVGMVAPTVAYYTIVSLVPLIMSIGVILGFVGINVTEMNAFISQQLPDTIGDVLIPIVDSVLKGSVSVLSFSVIVVIWTASGILSTFRKIFNDIYGREQAENGLITRVMSFLWFMGFLVAAVIIGLFSSLFPAIMKNLPHVDGWIQTFAQQTWIYALVLVWIILTIFNYALPAVKIRWKSVIFGSGIAALGLSLLNAGFGLYAQFAMRNVDFYRSLGSLLALLIYFNLVATIIVMGQVFIAWFETFQTEKDAKKDSVTV; encoded by the coding sequence ATGGATAAAGTAAAAGCATGGTTGGCTCCCATTCAAGCCAAATGGGAAAAGTTTGCAACATGGTCGCACTTCCCGCAATTTTTAACGTTTGTGGACCGAGCCCAAGTCGGGATGGTTGCGCCCACGGTTGCATATTATACAATTGTGTCACTAGTCCCATTAATCATGAGTATTGGGGTTATTTTAGGATTTGTTGGGATCAATGTTACTGAAATGAATGCCTTTATCAGCCAACAACTACCAGATACAATCGGAGATGTGTTAATTCCTATCGTTGATTCTGTCTTAAAAGGAAGTGTGAGTGTTCTATCATTTTCAGTTATTGTGGTGATTTGGACAGCAAGTGGAATTCTTTCAACATTCCGTAAAATCTTCAATGACATTTACGGGCGTGAACAAGCTGAAAATGGATTGATTACACGTGTCATGAGTTTCTTATGGTTTATGGGATTCCTTGTGGCCGCCGTAATTATTGGTCTGTTCAGTAGTTTGTTCCCTGCAATTATGAAGAACTTGCCTCATGTTGACGGATGGATTCAGACATTTGCCCAACAAACATGGATTTATGCACTGGTACTTGTTTGGATTATTTTAACGATTTTCAACTATGCTTTACCTGCCGTAAAGATTCGCTGGAAGTCAGTGATTTTTGGTTCAGGTATCGCGGCATTAGGCTTGAGTTTACTAAATGCAGGATTCGGACTCTATGCACAATTTGCGATGCGTAATGTTGATTTCTATCGTTCATTAGGATCATTGTTGGCGTTGTTGATTTACTTCAATTTGGTCGCCACGATTATTGTCATGGGACAAGTCTTTATTGCCTGGTTTGAAACTTTCCAGACAGAGAAAGACGCTAAAAAAGATTCTGTGACGGTTTAG
- a CDS encoding alpha/beta hydrolase — MTERFIDLKYTHIPAKTEGITRKWLDVPYMDGERHGMDIYLPNTGEGPYPVIIDIYGGGLYRGEKSSMKLDASLKLLREHGYAVVSPNYSMLWQAPYPTQIHEVKAAIRFLRANAAEYQLDMSRVALVGESSGAQLAVTVAATANVDEMMDKTFGAYREESEKVDAVIALYGPYEFDQFEKQFAEEGITSKFPETGTAISFQGQLFGERAPKDVPELVEAYNPATYFAAGMPAILGFAGTADPVVPYHQTVNMMTSARAVLGEDKTPYHLIDGGVHGPANYMTPEWTAVKADFLAQELNQ, encoded by the coding sequence ATGACAGAACGATTTATTGACCTAAAATATACGCATATTCCAGCAAAAACAGAGGGAATTACACGTAAGTGGCTTGATGTACCTTATATGGATGGGGAGCGCCATGGGATGGATATTTATCTACCTAACACTGGTGAGGGTCCATATCCGGTCATTATTGATATCTATGGTGGTGGTTTATACCGTGGGGAAAAGAGCTCAATGAAGTTAGATGCGTCATTGAAGTTGCTTCGTGAACATGGATACGCAGTCGTAAGCCCAAACTATTCAATGTTGTGGCAAGCGCCTTATCCGACACAAATTCATGAAGTTAAAGCAGCCATTCGTTTCTTACGTGCAAATGCTGCTGAATATCAATTAGACATGTCACGTGTTGCACTTGTTGGAGAATCTTCTGGTGCGCAACTGGCTGTGACGGTTGCTGCGACTGCTAATGTTGACGAAATGATGGATAAGACTTTCGGGGCTTATCGTGAAGAGTCAGAAAAAGTCGATGCTGTCATTGCGTTGTATGGTCCATATGAATTTGACCAATTTGAGAAGCAATTTGCTGAAGAAGGCATTACATCTAAGTTCCCTGAAACTGGTACAGCGATTTCATTCCAAGGACAATTGTTTGGTGAACGCGCACCTAAGGATGTCCCTGAACTCGTTGAAGCATATAACCCAGCAACTTATTTTGCAGCGGGGATGCCAGCGATTCTTGGTTTTGCTGGAACAGCTGATCCAGTCGTTCCATATCACCAAACGGTTAATATGATGACTAGTGCTCGTGCCGTATTAGGTGAAGATAAGACACCATATCATTTGATTGATGGTGGTGTCCATGGACCGGCCAATTACATGACGCCAGAATGGACAGCGGTGAAAGCTGACTTCTTGGCGCAAGAATTAAACCAATAA